From Linepithema humile isolate Giens D197 chromosome 8, Lhum_UNIL_v1.0, whole genome shotgun sequence, one genomic window encodes:
- the LOC137001512 gene encoding uncharacterized protein F54H12.2-like produces the protein MSFLHTHSNECLKSELDLFSLPPTQTSIERSQWIYYKPVTSLADDAPIEFVIPGHGEDYLDLTHTMLSLRVRVESSPLAGGGTAAGTPEFKVGPVNHLLHSMFNQIDIYFNQKLVSPPNNAYAYRAYIEALLNYSSPAKNFHLTSCLWDADTPGLMDALLESQATNQALVRRSRYIRDGQALDLIGHLHCDVFNQDKFLINGVEVRMRLVRSKDSFCLMESNSVSKIRLLDASLLVRRAKISPGVLLSHARMLSKTTAKYPLTKVEVKTFTIHAGLVGESIDNVILGQLPKRVIVGFVDNRAFNGDRKLNPFNFKNYGINFFSLYADGMQIPSRPLQPNFSKDEKLYVEAYHTLFSGTGIHFLNEGNSISREDYAQGYTLFAFDLTPDLSAHCAGHWNLAKHGSLRLEVKFDKALTTTVNCIVYAEFDNILEIDSSRQVIVDFGG, from the coding sequence ATGTCCTTTCTTCATACACATTCAAACGAGTGCTTAAAGAGTGAActcgatctcttttctttaccgCCTACACAAACCAGCATCGAGAGATCGCAatggatttattacaaacccGTAACGTCGCTCGCGGACGACGCGCCTATAGAATTCGTCATACCCGGCCATGGGGAAGATTATCTAGATCTCACACACACCATGTTGAGTCTTCGCGTACGCGTAGAATCTTCCCCCCTAGCAGGAGGCGGTACCGCCGCTGGCACCCCCGAGTTCAAAGTAGGCCCTGTAAATCATTTACTGCATTCCATGTTCAACCAAAtcgacatatatttcaatcaaaaactcGTGTCACCCCCAAACAACGCTTACGCGTATCGGGCTTACATCGaggcgttattaaattattcttcaccCGCAAAAAACTTCCATCTGACCTCCTGCTTGTGGGACGCGGATACCCCGGGCTTAATGGACGCTCTCCTAGAGTCGCAAGCCACGAATCAGGCACTCGTGAGACGCTCGCGTTACATTCGAGACGGACAGGCGTTAGATCTTATAGGGCATCTTCACTGCGACGTTTTCAATCAGGATAAATTCCTAATCAACGGGGTGGAAGTTAGAATGAGGCTCGTTCGCTCGAAAGATTCGTTTTGCCTCATGGAATCTAATTCGGTGTCAAAAATACGTCTTCTAGACGCTAGTCTGCTCGTTAGAAGAGCAAAGATAAGCCCCGGTGTGTTACTCTCGCACGCGAGAATGTTGAGTAAAACCACCGCCAAATATCCTCTCACAAAAGTCGAggttaaaacatttacgattCACGCCGGACTCGTAGGAGAATCGatagataatgtaatactCGGACAACTGCCGAAACGTGTAATAGTCGGCTTTGTCGATAACAGAGCGTTTAATGGCGATAGAAAATTGAAtccgtttaatttcaaaaactacggtataaatttcttttctctgtatGCCGATGGTATGCAAATTCCCAGTAGGCCGTTACAACCGAACTTCTCGAAAGACGAAAAGCTTTACGTCGAAGCCTACCACACGCTCTTCTCGGGAACCGGCATTCACTTCTTGAACGAGGGAAATTCTATAAGTAGAGAGGATTATGCCCAGGGCTACACTCTTTTCGCTTTTGATCTTACCCCCGACTTGTCCGCTCATTGCGCCGGACATTGGAATCTCGCGAAACATGGTAGTTTGCGATTAGAAGTGAAATTTGATAAGGCGCTTACCACGACCGTTAATTGTATCGTTTATGCTGAGTTCGACAATATTCTAGAAATAGACTCCTCTCGACAAGTTATCGTCGATTTTGGCGGTTAG
- the LOC105668351 gene encoding uncharacterized protein, with the protein MALEKLYYDPAHYAGYSAVDNLFRAANLPRNNVERWLEAQDAYTLHRPLRRKFPRMHYNVTNIDDLWEADLIELRNLKSYNERYSYLLVIIDVLSKYVWVEPLRDKTSNSVMRAFQNVLSRSNGRAPVYLQTDKGKEFVGRSLQKFLEENDIRFRVARNPDVKAAIVERFNRTLKERMWRYFTHKNTRRYIDVLQNIVNAYNHTRHSSTRMQPYAVTRENARIACENITRRWRSNGEANEKRRKAKYHVGDHVRISRAKVVFEKGYEARWSEEIFRIHRILDWRKPRVYELSDLAGEVIDGIFYEQELARVEKNLQEEEFIVDRVIRSRGRGNNKQVLVSWRGYPSKFDSWIPASSLTPLVQNEDGSIFLDSSQQ; encoded by the coding sequence ATGgctcttgaaaaattgtactacGATCCCGCGCATTATGCCGGCTATTCGGCTGTCGATAATCTGTTTCGCGCGGCGAATTTGCCCCGTAACAATGTCGAGCGATGGCTCGAAGCGCAAGACGCCTACACACTGCATCGTCCATTGCGACGGAAATTTCCGCGAATGCATTACAACGTAACGAATATCGACGATCTGTGGGAGGCAGATTTGATCGAACTCCGAAATCTCAAAAGTTACAACGAGAGATATTCGTATTTACTCGTGATTATCGATGTACTTAGTAAATACGTCTGGGTAGAACCATTGCGCGACAAAACGAGTAATTCCGTAATGAGAGCTTTTCAGAACGTGCTCTCGAGAAGTAACGGACGCGCGCCCGTATACCTGCAAACGGACAAGGGTAAAGAATTTGTCGGGCGATCGCTACAAAAGtttttggaagaaaatgacATTCGTTTTCGCGTAGCCCGCAATCCGGATGTCAAAGCAGCCATCGTCGAGCGCTTTAACAGAACGTTGAAAGAACGAATGTGGCgttattttacgcataaaaataCACGACGCTACATCGATGTTTTGCAGAATATCGTAAACGCCTATAATCACACCCGTCATTCGAGCACCAGAATGCAACCGTATGCTGTTACGAGAGAAAATGCGCGTATCGCGTGTGAAAATATAACGCGCCGATGGAGGAGCAACGGCGAAGCGAACGAAAAACGCCGAAAGGCTAAATACCACGTCGGTGATCACGTTCGTATCAGTAGAGCAAAGGTCGtcttcgagaaaggatacgaGGCGCGGTGGAGTGAGgagatatttcgaattcaTCGCATACTCGATTGGCGAAAACCACGTGTGTACGAGCTGAGCGATTTAGCGGGAGAAGTCATAGACGGTATTTTTTACGAACAAGAATTGGCTCGGGTTGAGAAAAACTTGCAGGAGGAGGAGTTTATCGTCGACCGTGTGATAAGAAGCCGGGGTCGCGGTAATAATAAGCAGGTGCTGGTTAGCTGGCGTGGTTATCCCAGTAAGTTTGATTCTTGGATCCCTGCTTCGAGTTTAACCCCGCTTGTTCAAAATGAGGACGGatcaatttttcttgattctTCCCAGCAATAG
- the LOC137001776 gene encoding uncharacterized protein yields MTCKATERDSVLFETRTASLRLKRKSEYLDITMDIVIDIQGFRDADEKFIPKEVAVVALNSAIIGHWIMTPPYPFDDLPEKSRRENNWLSRNYHGIEWFDGETDLKCFVIQLREITRRVRYIYSRGQEKARYLRRLLSRNVYNLEGISPAFKNLPEEKESGHRCSHHGFRFCSTDKFLCALRNAGKLKRWIGAQNTSSECSIVSSCDDLSRENWSISEKADSGVFMKKNKNLDIIRNIEAWRTEKKEEEEEEDKNQSRNYIAKDISCVKKEEYPTDSNAQQTISAQSFENVYSTRKEINPCDSTIQIIPRARAPSCYATNEFVGNLTRVASSQCQICGSLSCRQTTESVDEVDSHCR; encoded by the coding sequence ATGACGTGTAAAGCAACGGAAAGAGATTCAGTTTTGTTCGAGACGCGAACGGCGTCGCTTCGTTTGAAAAGAAAGAGCGAGTACTTGGACATAACCATGGATATAGTCATCGATATACAGGGTTTCCGCGATGCCGACGAGAAGTTTATTCCGAAAGAAGTGGCTGTTGTCGCGCTTAACTCCGCAATCATCGGACACTGGATTATGACGCCTCCCTATCCCTTTGACGATTTACCTGAAAAATCGAGACGAGAAAACAACTggctttcgcgaaattatcacGGAATCGAGTGGTTCGATGGCGAAACCGATCTTAAATGTTTCGTAATACAACTGCGAGAAATAACACGTCGAGTGCGCTACATCTATAGCAGGGGGCAAGAAAAGGCCCGCTATCTAAGGCGTCTACTTTCCagaaacgtatataatttagaaGGAATTTCTCCggcgtttaaaaatttgccggaagaaaaagagagcggACATCGGTGCTCTCACCACGGTTTTCGATTTTGCTCTACagacaaatttctttgcgcgTTACGCAACGCCGGCAAATTGAAACGTTGGATAGGCGCTCAAAACACCAGCAGTGAGTGTAGCATCGTTTCGAGCTGCGATGATCTTTCTCGTGAAAATTGGAGCATAAGCGAAAAAGCCGACAGCggcgtttttatgaaaaagaataaaaatctcgatataattcgcaatatcGAGGCGTGGCgtacggaaaaaaaagaagaagaagaagaagaagacaagAATCAATCACgtaattacattgcaaaagataTATCGTgtgtaaagaaagaagaatatcCTACCGATAGCAACGCTCAACAAACCATCTCCGCACAATCATTCGAGAACGTCTACTCTACGCGTAAGGAGATAAACCCCTGCGACTctactatacaaataattcctcGCGCACGAGCACCGTCTTGTTACGCGACAAATGAATTCGTTGGAAATCTTACACGCGTTGCGTCGTCTCAATGTCAGATATGTGGGAGTCTATCCTGCCGACAGACTACCGAGAGTGTGGACGAGGTCGACAGCCATTGTCGCTAA